A section of the Burkholderia mallei ATCC 23344 genome encodes:
- a CDS encoding acyl-CoA thioesterase has translation MPATPPAPLDRTETVFRFLAEPTSVNFGGKVHGGALMKWIDETAYACAAIWSSRYCVTVSVGNIRFQRPILVGNLVELKARVVATGRTSMHIHVSVHAGDPKGGVLRQTTDCLVVFVAVDENGNPVPVPPFVPVNDEQKRLAQYAMDVRAALDKIVELKPEEVAKGEV, from the coding sequence ATGCCCGCCACGCCCCCCGCGCCGCTTGACCGTACCGAAACCGTTTTCCGCTTCCTCGCCGAGCCGACGTCCGTCAACTTCGGCGGCAAGGTGCACGGCGGCGCGCTGATGAAATGGATCGACGAAACCGCGTATGCCTGTGCGGCGATCTGGTCGAGCCGCTATTGCGTGACGGTGAGCGTCGGCAACATCCGTTTCCAGCGGCCGATTCTCGTCGGCAATCTCGTCGAGCTGAAGGCGCGCGTCGTCGCGACGGGCCGCACGAGCATGCACATCCACGTGTCGGTGCACGCGGGCGACCCGAAGGGCGGCGTGCTGCGCCAGACGACCGATTGCCTCGTCGTGTTCGTCGCGGTCGACGAGAACGGCAATCCGGTGCCGGTGCCGCCGTTCGTGCCCGTCAACGACGAGCAGAAGCGGCTCGCGCAGTACGCGATGGACGTGCGTGCGGCGCTCGACAAGATCGTCGAGCTCAAGCCGGAGGAAGTCGCGAAAGGGGAAGTGTGA
- a CDS encoding ArsR/SmtB family transcription factor, with amino-acid sequence MPASDRHDHFPGLSHLGALLADPGRAAMLWALMDGSARPAGELTMIAGLSPSAASAHLARLTDGGLLALDVRGRHRYYRIATPDIAAAIEALANVAQAAAPQRPIPQPARTVPPDMRYARTCYDHMAGELAVQVYERLMSRGWLTASGGTLDATAAGAAQFAQWGIDIGGQRAKRRRFACTCPDWSERRPHLGGSLGAALLDSFCRRGWLEHAAKPRVLRVTPAGQREFDALLTGG; translated from the coding sequence ATGCCCGCTTCCGATCGCCACGACCATTTCCCCGGCCTGAGCCACCTGGGCGCGCTGCTCGCCGATCCGGGGCGCGCCGCGATGCTCTGGGCGCTGATGGACGGCAGCGCGCGTCCCGCCGGCGAGCTCACGATGATCGCCGGTCTGTCGCCGTCGGCGGCGAGCGCGCATCTCGCACGGCTCACGGACGGCGGCTTGCTCGCGCTCGACGTACGCGGCCGTCATCGCTATTACCGCATCGCGACGCCCGACATCGCCGCGGCAATCGAGGCGCTCGCGAATGTCGCGCAGGCAGCCGCGCCGCAGCGCCCGATCCCGCAGCCGGCGCGCACGGTGCCGCCCGACATGCGCTATGCGCGCACCTGCTACGACCACATGGCGGGCGAGCTCGCGGTCCAGGTGTACGAGCGGCTGATGTCGCGCGGCTGGCTGACGGCTTCGGGCGGCACGCTCGATGCGACGGCGGCGGGCGCCGCGCAGTTCGCGCAGTGGGGCATCGACATCGGCGGCCAGCGCGCGAAGCGCCGGCGCTTCGCATGCACCTGCCCCGATTGGAGCGAGCGCCGTCCGCATCTGGGCGGCTCGCTCGGCGCGGCGCTCCTCGATAGCTTTTGCCGACGCGGCTGGCTCGAGCACGCGGCAAAGCCGCGCGTGCTGCGCGTGACGCCCGCCGGCCAACGCGAATTCGATGCGTTGCTTACCGGCGGATGA